In Fusarium oxysporum Fo47 chromosome IX, complete sequence, the following proteins share a genomic window:
- a CDS encoding cation transport protein-domain-containing protein, giving the protein MWRPNLNFVKIHYIYIICMGLSSFLFIYPEGKLSAIDAYFFGVSASTVTGLTTVDVPVLKTYQQLFLYFVPLVCNIVTINIIVVVVRLVWFRRYLKNAAPALLSRRRPVDLDPKEDPENAADNPLSEVLDKRPGLARSVTERVHKNVAEQDALPPIEARSRTDPAPDPPHQRPVDILSPTIKEEKVKEGDQHETRITFDPSTDHHPRHEQQESTLYIPGPRARDQGLPFVELNTERRFSRDTRDEDVIEPISRTQSTPVGTLRRRRSAGLSLAQVRSVERVATVASSLFVIGNPAQAPKERPLARAPTLAVGDFPRLSREVTIGRNSIFHNLSSKDREELGGIEYKSLKLLLKIIIGYYVFLHCLGAVCLIAWVQHAPNKYVEYIDKCGQNRIWWAVYSAQTMITNLGFTLTPDSMISFNDAPAPLLIMSALALAGHTFYPVLLRLVIWATSKAVSKQSSLQEPLHFLLNHPRRCYTLLFPSGPTWALFGILALLNLVDVLFIILLDLDNSTVTVLPGWQRFCAAVFQAVSSRHTGTASFNLANVNPAVQMALLIMMYISVYPISIVVRSSNTYEERSLGIYEHSLQYDEEDGGSYFVTHLRNQLSFDLWYICLGLLCISIAEHKKIMDGNDPAFTMWPMLFEGVSAYCNVGLSLGYPTINSSFCTEFTTFSKLIICAMMIRGRHRGLPYALDRAIVLPTEKSLGAETITQPHESHESHEHRE; this is encoded by the exons ATGTGGCGCCCAAATCTCAATTTTGTCAAAATACACT ACATCTACATCATCTGCATGGGTctgtcgagcttcttgttcatctATCCAGAAGGCAAGCTGAGTGCAATCGATGCCTATTTCTTTGGCGTTAGCGCCTCGACCGTTACCGGTTTAACTAC AGTCGATGTTCCTGTACTGAAGACGTACCAGCAGCTGTTTCTGTACTTCGTTCCCCTGGTTTGCAACATTGTGACAATCAATATCATTGTTGTAGTGGTGCGCCTTGTCTGGTTCCGAAGATACCTCAAGAATGCTG CTCCTGCTCTACTCAGCAGACGCAGACCAGTGGACCTGGATCCTAAGGAGGACCCGGAAAATGCAGCTGACAATCCTCTTTCGGAAGTACTTGATAAAAGACCGGGACTTGCACGATCTGTCACAGAACGCGTTCATAAGAATGTCGCGGAGCAGGATGCACTCCCGCCGATCGAGGCTCGGAGTCGGACTGATCCAGCTCCTGATCCTCCACACCAACGGCCTGTAGACATTCTTTCACCCACAATTAAGGAAGAGAAGGTGAAAGAGGGAGACCAGCACGAAACAAGAATCACTTTCGATCCTTCGACCGATCACCATCCTCGCCATGAGCAGCAGGAGTCAACTCTATATATCCCCGGCCCTCGCGCTCGAGACCAAG GCCTTCCTTTTGTCGAGCTAAATACTGAACGGCGGTTCAGCCGAGATACTCGAGATG AAGATGTCATCGAACCTATTTCGCGAACTCAGTCCACGCCTGTTGGTACCCTTCGCCGTAGACGCAGCGCTGGCCTTAGTCTGGCTCAAGTCCGTTCTGTCGAGCGTGTCGCTACCGTAGCTTCGTCGCTCTTTGTTATTGGCAACCCTGCTCAAGCGCCTAAGGAGCGTCCGCTGGCCAGGGCACCAACACTTGCCGTGGGTGACTTTCCCCGTTTATCTCGAGAGGTTACCATAGGGCGTAACTCCATCTTTCACAACTTGTCGTCTAAGGACCGGGAGGAACTGGGTGGCATCGAGTACAAAAGCCTGAAGCTCCTACTCAAGATAATTATTG GCTACTATGTTTTTCTTCACTGCCTCGGGGCTGTCTGCTTGATAGCATGGGTTCAGCATGCTCCCAACAAATACGTTGAGTACATTGACAAGTGCGGGCAAAATCGAATTTGGTG GGCAGTCTACTCTGCTCAAACAATGATCACCAACTTGGGTTTTACCTTGACTCCTGACTCAATGATATCTTTCAATGACGCTCCAGCTCCCCTGCTCATCATGAGCGCCCTCGCCCTGGCTGGCCACACCTTCTATCCTGTCCTCCTCCGGCTAGTTATTTGGGCTACCTCGAAGGCCGTCTCGAAACAGTCCTCCCTTCAAGAGCCGTTGCACTTTCTTCTCAATCACCCACGGCGATGTTATACTCTACTTTTTCCCAGCGGGCCAACCTGGGCGCTTTTTGGCATCCTTGCCCTCCTTAATCTCGTTGATGTTCTATTCATCATACTCCTTGACCTAGACAACTCGACTGTGACGGTACTTCCTGGGTGGCAGAGGTTCTGCGCCGCCGTGTTTCAGGCTGTTAGTTCTCGCCACACTGGTACAGCCAGTTTTAACCTTGCCAATGTTAACCCGGCTGTGCAAATGGCTTTGCTCATCATGATGTACATCTCCGTATACCCAATCTCAATCGTCGTTCGATCTTCAAACACCTATGAGGAGCGCTCTTTGGGCATTTACGAGCATAGTCTACAAtatgatgaggaagatggcgGCTCATATTTTGTAACCCATCTCCGGAACCAGCTGAGTTTCGATTTGTGGTATATCTGTCTTGGGCTTTTGTGTATCTCTATTGCTGAGCACAAGAAGATCATGGACGGCAATGATCCG GCATTTACAATGTGGCCAATGTTGTTTGAGGGCGTTTCAGCATA CTGTAATGTCGGCTTGAGTTTAGGATATCCTACCATCAATTCGTCTTTTTGCACCGAGTTTACGACATTTAGTAAACTCATCATCTGCGCCATGATGATTCGTGGACGCCATCGTGGACTTCCCTATGCCTTGGACCGAGCTATTGTCTTGCCAACAGAGAAGTCATTGGGTGCTGAGACTATCACCCAGCCCCATGAGTCGCATGAATCTCACGAGCATCGTGAGTAA
- a CDS encoding amino acid permease/ SLC12A domain-containing protein translates to MSADVLAGGKANPSMGVETRNDNNGDLVTATEEQSLQRGLHERHLSMLGIAGAIGTGLFLGLGQSVQTGGPLGALLGYATVGLVVCAVQFALGEVAALLPVTGAFVRHAEFLVDPAWGFAIGWNLVYGNILSIPSEITAICVLFEFWTDINPSLWIMIFIVLTTVVGLCFVRVFGEVEFWFALLKILLVVFLIILGLVINLGGVPGTERIGFRYWKDPGPFVEYIATGSWGQFLGYWSVMTSAVFSFAGVESIAMAAAETRNPARAIPKACKNVFIRILVFYILAILIVGMLVRSDDERLNDQSGAAGQSPFVIAASAAGIPAIPSVVNAVVITSAWSASNQSLLAGTRVLYGLALKRQAPQIFLRTTAWGVPYVCVLFFTCFMFLSFMSLSNGAMTVFWWLVDLTAAGVLISWASILLNHIRLRLAMKKQGIPVESLPWHNSWTFYSSCAGLFMTLLILLTGGFRVFTRGNWDPVGFVSSYLDIPLVTAAYLIWKFVKKTKVMPLAEIPLQDAFRKSEEDHEVVTA, encoded by the exons ATGAGCGCCGACGTTCTTGCTGGCGGAAAGGCGAACCCGTCAATGGGCGTGGAGACGAGGAACGACAACAACGGCGATCTTGTAACGGCCACCGAGGAGCAGAGCCTTCAGCGCGGTCTGCATGAGAGGCATCTTTCTATGCTGGGTATCGCTGGCGCTATTGGCACGGGTCTCTTTCTCGGTCTAGGTCAGTCTGTTCAGACCGGTGGTCCTCTCGGCGCGTTGCTTGGATATGCGACTGTTGGTCTTGTCGTGTGCGCCGTGCAATTCGCATTGGGAGAAGTCGCTGCGTTATTGCCGGTCACAGGAGCTTTTGTACGGCATGCCGAATTTCTCGTCGATCCCGCCTGGGGGTTCGCAATTGGATGGAATCTGGTTTACGGCAACATTCTGTCGATCCCTTCAGAGATCACGGCCATCTGCGTGTTGTTCGAGTTCTGGACCGACATCAACCCGTCGCTATGgatcatgatcttcatcgTCCTGACCACAGTCGTCGGTCTCTGCTTCGTCCGGGTTTTCGGCGAGGTTGAGTTCTGGTTCGCCCTTCTCAAAATCCTCTTGGTCGTATTCCTCATTATCCTAGGGTTGGTCATCAACTTAGGAGGCGTCCCTGGCACAGAGCGAATTGGCTTCAGATATTGGAAGGACCCAGGGCCGTTTGTCGAATATATCGCTACGGGAAGTTGGGGCCAGTTCCTTGGATATTGGTCTGTCATGACCAGCGCTGTGTTCTCCTTCGCGGGCGTGGAATCTATCGCCATGGCCGCTGCCGAAACGCGGAACCCTGCGCGTGCTATCCCTAAGGCTTGCAAGAACGTCTTCATCCGAATTCTCGTCTTTTACATCTTGGCCATCCTCATTGTTGGTATGCTTGTGAGAAGCGACGACGAGAGACTGAACGACCAGTCCGGAGCCGCAGGGCAAAGCCCCTTTGTCATCGCAGCCTCGGCGGCCGGTATCCCAGCGATCCCCTCCGTTGTCAACGCCGTTGTCATAACTTCCGCGTGGTCGGCTTCCAATCAGAGTCTTCTCGCCGGTACCCGTGTTCTCTATGGTCTGGCCCTCAAGCGACAGGCGCCTCAGATCTTCCTCCGCACAACCGCGTGGGGTGTGCCTTACGTCTGCGTGCTCTTCTTCACTTGCTTCATGTTCCTCAGCTTCATGAGTCTCTCAAATGGAGCTATGACCGTTTTCTGGTGGCTAGTCGACCTGACAGCGGCGGGAGTTCTGATCTCCTGGGCGTCAATCTTGTTGAATCACATTCGTCTGCGCCTTGCGATGAAAAAGCAAGGAATTCCGGTCGAAAGCCTGCCCTGGCACAACTCTTGGACTT TCTACTCTTCTTGCGCCGGTTTGTTCATGACTCTGCTTATCCTCCTCACGGGCGGTTTCCGCGTCTTTACCAGGGGTAACTGGGATCCCGTTGGCTTTGTATCATCCTACTT GGATATCCCTCTTGTTACCGCAGCGTACTTGATTTGGAAGtttgtcaagaagaccaaggtcaTGCCATTAGCAGAGATACCCCTTCAGGATGCTTTCAGAAAGTCGGAGGAGGACCACGAAGTGGTGACCGCTTAG
- a CDS encoding Alpha/Beta hydrolase protein, protein MKLINIIPMHLFLQSTHATFLPKDDLPNIPKDVHVFFPDDRINWTRCNLGIDEYKKYQKAFECGNLTVPLDYTDKSSKNTTTLNLIKLRATKTPFKGSIIVNPGGPGASALDAVLTQGQDMANITGGFYHIIGFDPRGTGKTMVPLGDEGFPGQMIEELFYTFQNSSYFITQQLLSDALDYTRTITESFVAKDADLRKFRGTAFVARDIAEIAMALGEGNSINYWGTSYGTVLGQVLASMFPDRIERMLLDSNLLADDYVNNLALNSTKDAEKALYHFYDECMAAKNDSCLSANKLPKGPDDFLKVLNHVFMVCTGLIDTALEGNRSMCSQEIGDWASPWNPQSDLAHLAIWCSDANVRAETIEEINSLYESGQANNNPFFTPTLLQRSACFQWNTHAAEPINLTSLERVETKNPILLVNGEYDPVTPLDHAWKISARFPGSRVVVHEGVGHCFRAHPSSCTREIVARYFIDGKLPPAEATCKPDVDAFEIVEIIREERAKDAGNHKIPVFLWVVLGFLGFICITYWMFLRKEKLAGCYSRLNSDVF, encoded by the exons ATGAAGCTCATAAACATTATTCCCATGCACCTGTTCCTGCAAAGCACACACGCTACATTTCTGCCCAAAGATGACCTTCCTAATATTCCCAAAGACGTTCACGTTTTCTTTCCCGATGATCGCATCAACTGGACCCGGTGCAATTTGGGCATTGATGAATACAAGAAATATCAAAAAGCTTTCGAGTGCGGTAATCTAACTGTTCCTCTCGACTATACCGACAAATCCAGCAAAAACACTACGACATTGAATTTAATCAAGCTCAGAGCCACCAAAACCCCGTTCAAAGGCAGCATCATCGTGAATCCTGGTGGTCCCGGTGCTTCTGCACTCGACGCCGTTTTGACGCAAGGACAAGATATGGCAAACATCACTGGCGGATTCTACCATATAATTGGTTTTGATCCACG TGGTACTGGCAAGACGATGGTTCcgcttggtgatgaaggaTTTCCGGGGCAAATGATCGAAGAGCTCTTCTACACCTTTCAAAATTCGTCATATTTCATCACTCAACAATTACTTAGCGATGCTTTGGATTATACACGCACTATTACGGAATCCTTTGTTGCGAAAGACGCGGATCTTAGGAAGTTCCGTGGCACTGCATTCGTCGCCAGAGATATAGCGGAAATTGCCATGGCATTGGGTGAAGGTAACAGCATCAACTACTGGGGTACGTCGTACGGCACGGTCCTAGGCCAGGTTCTGGCTAGTATGTTTCCTGACCGTATTGAACGCATGCTTCTCGATAGCAATCTGCTCGCCGacgactatgtcaataaCCTCGCGCTCAACAGTACCAAGGATGCCGAGAAGGCCTTGTATCATTTCTACGACGAGTGCATGGCAGCCAAAAATGATTCATGTCTCTCAGCTAACAAGCTTCCCAAAGGACCAGATGACTTCCTCAAGGTCCTCAATCATGTCTTCATGGTCTGCACAGGA CTGATTGATACAGCTTTGGAGGGCAATCGTTCGATGTGCTCCCAGGAAATTGGTGACTGGGCATCTCCATGGAACCCTCAATCCGATCTTGCCCATCTAGCGATCTGGTGCAGTGACGCAAACGTTCGTGCTGAAACTATTGAGGAAATTAACTCTTTGTACGAAAGCGGTCaggctaataataaccctttttTCACCCCGACCCTGCTTCAACGCTCGGCGTGTTTTCAATGGAACACACACGCAGCTGAGCCGATAAATCTTACAAGCCTTGAAAGAGTCGAAACAAAGAACCCAATCCTTCTCGTCAACGGTGAATACGATCCGGTGACTCCTTTGGATCATGCCTGGAAGATATCTGCCCGGTTTCCTGGAAGCCGGGTTGTTGTTCACGAAGGTGTTGGT CATTGCTTCCGCGCCCATCCTTCCAGTTGCACTCGAGAAATTGTAGCCAGATATTTCATCGATGGAAAGTTGCCCCCAGCAGAGGCCACCTGCAAGCCGGACGTTGATGCctttgagattgttgagatTATACGTGAGGAAAGGGCAAAGGACGCCGGAAATCATAAGATTCCGGTTTTCCTGTGGGTAGTGCTCGGTTTCTTGGGTTTTATCTGC ATTACCTATTGGATGTTTCTGCGAAAAGAAAAGCTGGCTGGTTGCTACTCGCGGCTCAACTCAGATGTTTTTTGA